Proteins from one Brockia lithotrophica genomic window:
- a CDS encoding Preprotein translocase subunit YajC has product MPYEPTATLAQASGDGSIAEVYAQYSSVLFLLLMFVLFYFLLIRPQQKRQKERERMLATLKKGDRVVTIGGLHGTIVDLNDKTVVLRAGDSRLTFERSAVSVVLRDEKADKDKE; this is encoded by the coding sequence TTGCCTTACGAACCTACGGCAACTCTGGCGCAGGCCAGCGGAGACGGGAGCATCGCGGAGGTTTACGCCCAATATTCCTCGGTCCTCTTCCTCCTCCTCATGTTTGTGCTCTTTTACTTCCTCCTCATCCGTCCGCAGCAAAAGAGGCAAAAGGAGCGCGAGCGCATGCTCGCCACCCTCAAAAAGGGCGACCGCGTGGTGACCATTGGCGGCCTCCACGGAACGATCGTCGACCTCAACGACAAGACGGTCGTCCTCCGCGCCGGAGACAGCCGCCTCACGTTTGAGCGAAGCGCCGTAAGCGTCGTCCTCCGCGACGAAAAGGCAGATAAGGACAAGGAGTGA